From a region of the Impatiens glandulifera chromosome 4, dImpGla2.1, whole genome shotgun sequence genome:
- the LOC124934770 gene encoding uncharacterized protein LOC124934770 — protein sequence MVYIEQQLFSAQLLLFGIEWNFKMRRADHLTREQKKKEAENMLGVQRPLCIRGQTYEPDTTIFSWIIYPTFLVNPKLDRVVLEGTIKSPVIVWHCYYWTVIRCIWNHPDAKVVYLACDLLGQEEVLVEVCKTFGSKIFIQEANTPESFSALMLTSPQIITMESTSRFRMLNAFPNLPERAKAKVAEAKYNFQPEPLIIRPSAQWYVCDDELSELERQIKQRSNGPLKDQFDFWHVCYSMHSSREELEWALQLLAPQWVVSTTPNCRAMELDYVKRRCFDMKLAHNSHIWKLLDIDVEVPTNSAASIENSSHTSGLDDSSQVKAEETVRRKLTPQKLQIKLSPQSKSSPITLFGRARIGIENVSHMHEARVSLISVSSQVEQKVTLSEENRPKIRNKDESIDIRLVVDEMRCKNPVEAEIDEISPDKDGIAMNVASTECFGKSFRNLYRSMNVPVPQPLPSLVELMNTCKRAKRSL from the exons atggtttatatagaaCAGCAGTTGTTTTCAGCCCAACTCCTCTTATTTGGAATCGAATGG AACTTCAAAATGAGAAGAGCTGATCACTTGACTAGAGAGCAAAAGAAGAAAGAAGCCGAAAACATGTTGGGTGTTCAAAGACCATTGTGTATCAGGGGTCAAACATATGAACCTGATACAACAATATTTTCATGGATAATCTACCCAACATTTTTGGTGAACCCGAAGCTTGATCGTGTTGTACTAGAGGGAACAATCAAGAGTCCTGTCATTGTATGGCATTGTTATTATTGGACT GTTATTAGATGCATATGGAATCATCCTGATGCTAAGGTGGTGTATTTAGCATGTGACCTTCTAGGTCAAGAAGAGGTACTTGTGGAAGTTTGTAAAACATTTGgctcaaaaatatttattcaagaGGCAAACACTCCGGAAAGCTTCAGCGCTCTGATGCTTACAAGCCCTCAAATAATAACTATGGAATCAACATCCAGATTTCGAATGCTTAATGCTTTTCCCAATTTACCTGAAAGGGCAAAAGCAAAGGTTGCAGAGGCTAAATATAATTTCCAGCCTGAACCTTTAATAATACGTCCATCAGCTCAATGGTATGTGTGTGATGATGAGCTTTCAGAACTTGAAAGACAAATAAAACAAAGGTCAAATGGACCACTAAAAGATCAATTTGACTTTTGGCATGTATGTTATTCTATGCATTCCTCAAGAGAAGAGCTGGAGTGGGCTTTGCAACTTCTTGCACCACAGTGGGTTGTATCAACAACTCCTAACTGTAGAGCTATGGAGTTAGATTATGTCAAAAGACGGTGTTTTGACATGAAATTAGCACATAATAGTCATATATGGAAGCTTCTAGACATAGATGTTGAGGTTCCTACAAATTCAGCCGCATCAATTGAAAATTCAAGCCATACATCTGGTCTAGATGATTCTAGTCAAGTAAAGGCAGAAGAAACAGTAAGAAGAAAACTTACTCCTCAAAAGCTACAGATTAAATTGTCTCCCCAAAGCAAAAGTTCACCTATCACATTATTTGGAAGAGCAAGGATTGGAATTGAAAATGTTTCTCATATGCACGAGGCAAGGGTATCCCTCATTAGTGTTTCTTCCCAAGTTGAACAAAAAGTTACCTTATCTGAAGAGAATAGACCTAAAATTAGAAACAAAGATGAATCAATTGATATACGGTTGGTTGTTGATGAAATGCGATGCAAAAACCCGGTGGAAGCAGAGATAGATGAAATTTCACCAGATAAAGATGGAATAGCTATGAATGTTGCTTCAACCGAATGCTTTGGTAAAAGCTTTAGAAATTTATACAGGTCAATGAATGTTCCGGTGCCTCAACCTCTTCCCTCATTGGTGGAGCTTATGAATACTTGTAAGCGTGCAAAAAGGAGTTTATAG